A region from the Lolium perenne isolate Kyuss_39 chromosome 4, Kyuss_2.0, whole genome shotgun sequence genome encodes:
- the LOC127297449 gene encoding expansin-B3 has translation MASSSSSSVAVAAALLLCILAAHGPGCSAKHSSKSHHTPPHAHAPPHAPHPTPSPVTDPPPYVQPPPLSPPPCAPATPPAPVVTNPPPYVAPTPPSPAANSSANGTNADTGGWLDARATWYGAPTGAGPDDDGGACGFKNVSLPPFSAMTSCGNEPLFKDGKGCGSCYQIRCVAQNHPACSGVPETVIITDMNYYPVSRYHFDLSGTAFGAMAVPGRNDQLRHAGIIDMQFKRVPCQYPGLTVTFHVQHGSNPYYLAILVEYENGDGDVDQVDIMESRPDPSAGTEDGMAPTGEWVPMKESWGSIWRMDTRRPLQGPFSLRITNESGKTLVADQVIPADWAPNEIYSSIIQFD, from the exons ATggcatcctcctcttcttcctccgttgCCGTCGCGGCTGCTCTGCTCCTCTGCATCCTCGCCGCCCACGGCCCTGGCTGCTCCGCCAAGCACAGCAGCAAGAGCCACCACACTCCCCCGCACGCCCACGCGCCGCCGCACGCTCCTCATCCCACGCCTTCCCCGGTCACCGACCCGCCGCCCTACGTCCAGCCCCCTCCTCTTTCTCCACCGCCATGCGCGCCGGCAACTCCTCCTGCTCCGGTCGTCACCAACCCACCGCCCTACGTGGCCCCTACTCCTCCGTCCCCGGCAGCCAATTCTAGCGCCAATGGCACCAATGCCGACACCGGCGGCTGGCTGGACGCCAGGGCGACATGGTACGGAGCGCCCACCGGCGCCGGccccgacgacgacggcggcgcctGCGGGTTCAAGAACGTCAGCCTGCCGCCTTTCTCCGCCATGACCTCCTGCGGCAACGAGCCGCTCTTCAAGGACGGCAAGGGATGCGGTTCCTGCTACCAG ATCCGGTGCGTGGCCCAGaaccacccggcctgctccggcgtGCCGGAGACGGTGATCATCACGGACATGAACTACTACCCGGTCTCCCGCTACCACTTCGACCTCAGCGGCACCGCCTTCGGCGCCATGGCAGTGCCGGGCCGGAACGACCAGCTCCGCCACGCCGGCATCATCGACATGCAGTTCAAGAG GGTGCCGTGCCAGTACCCTGGCCTCACGGTGACGTTCCACGTCCAGCACGGGTCGAACCCGTACTACCTGGCCATCCTGGTGGAGTACGAGAATGGAGACGGCGATGTGGACCAGGTGGACATCATGGAGTCACGGCCAGACCCCTCCGCTGGAACCGAGGACGGGATGGCGCCGACGGGGGAGTGGGTGCCTATGAAGGAGTCGTGGGGTTCCATCTGGCGGATGGACACCCGACGGCCCTTGCAGGGCCCCTTCTCGCTGCGCATCACCAATGAGTCCGGCAAGACGCTCGTCGCCGACCAAGTCATCCCCGCCGACTGGGCACCCAACGAGATTTACAGCTCCATCATCCAGTTTGACTGA
- the LOC127297447 gene encoding purine permease 3: protein MEVETRTPAQQQASPEQHPHPPPLHRNMLAIVNVFLMAIGAVAGPLILRAYFVHGGNRKWLSSFLQTAGWPLLLPPLISRRRKDGSSSPLFLMPPRLLAVAAGLGVAIGLIDLLYAYGLAYLPVSTSSILISTQLAFTALFALVVVRQRFTAFSVNAVVLLTIGAAMLGMNGGSSDRPEGVSRAQYYAGFAMTIGSSAMYGLVLPLMELSQARLAGRSVGSYSLIVEMQVVMGFTATAFCAVGMVVNKDFQAIPHEAREFGLGQGGYYSLLVGSAIVYQFFFIGIIGAIFYGSALLSSVIMTLLISITEVVAIIVFHEPFNSTKGVALALSLWGFVSYFYGEIQTNAKQSDIPPNIEHLSV, encoded by the exons ATGGAGGTAGAAACCAGGACACCAGCCCAGCAACAAGCAAGTCCTGAGCAGCACCCTCATCCGCCGCCGCTCCACCGCAACATGCTCGCCATCGTCAACGTTTTCCTGATGGCCATCGGCGCTGTTGCCGGCCCGCTCATCCTCCGCGCCTACTTCGTCCACGGCGGCAACCGGAAGTGGCTCTCCAGCTTCCTCCAGACCGCCGGGTGGCCTCTTCTCCTCCCGCCGCTCATCTCCCGCCGCCGCAAAGACGGCAGCAGCTCGCCTCTTTTCCTGATGCCTCCTCGGCTCCTCGCCGTGGCTGCCGGCCTGGGCGTCGCCATCGGGCTCATCGATCTTCTCTACGCTTACGGCCTCGCCTACCTCCCCGTGTCCACCTCCTCCATCCTCATCTCCACGCAGCTCGCCTTCACGGCCCTCTTCGCGCTGGTCGTGGTACGCCAGCGCTTCACCGCATTCTCCGtcaacgccgtcgtgctgctcacGATCGGCGCCGCCATGCTGGGGATGAACGGCGGCAGCTCCGACCGCCCAGAGGGGGTGTCGCGTGCGCAGTACTACGCTGGGTTCGCCATGACGATCGGCTCCTCCGCCATGTACGGCCTGGTGCTGCCGCTCATGGAGCTCAGCCAGGCGCGGCTCGCTGGCAGGTCGGTCGGCTCGTACAGTCTCATCGTGGAGATGCAGGTCGTAATGGGATTCACCGCCACCGCTTTCTGCGCCGTCGGGATGGTCGTCAACAAGGATTTCCAA GCTATCCCACATGAAGCCCGGGAGTTTGGCCTCGGCCAGGGGGGCTACTACTCTTTGTTGGTTGGATCCGCCATTGTTTACCAGTTCTTCTTCATTGGCATAATTGGTGCTATCTTCTACGGCTCGGCGCTTCTTTCCAGTGTCATCATGACATTGCTCATATCAATCACTGAGGTGGTCGCCATCATCGTTTTCCATGAGCCTTTCAACAGCACAAAAGGTGTCGCTCTCGCACTCTCACTATGGGGTTTTGTCTCCTACTTTTATGGCGAGATCCAGACAAATGCAAAACAATCTGATATACCCCCAAATATAGAGCATTTGAGTGTTTAA